Part of the Onthophagus taurus isolate NC chromosome 11, IU_Otau_3.0, whole genome shotgun sequence genome is shown below.
AAACTACCTCAAATGCAGGACCAAATTCAACTGAAACCACTGAAATTATTGTTGAAACTAGTACTGCTTCAAATGTTACTGAAGTTCCATTGGAAACTACATCATCGATAGAGGTAACTCATTCAACTGGTAACACTCAAAATCCTATAGAACCTACAACTACACCTGAGAGTACTGAAATTCCATTAGAAACTAGCACTGCTCCTAGCATTACTGAAGTTCCATTGGAAACTACCGCAAATGCAGGACCAAATTCCACTGGAACCACTGAAATTCCAATTGAAACTAGTACTGCTTCAAATGTTACTGAAGTTCCATTGGAAACTACATCGTCGATAGAGGTAACTCATTCAACTGGTAACACTCAAAATCCTATAGAACCTACAACTACATCTGAGAGTACTGAAATTCCATTAGAAACTAGCACTGCTCCTAGCATTACTGAAGTTCCATTAGAAACTACCTCAAATGCAGAACTAAATTCCACTGGAACCACTGAAATTCCAATTGAAACTAGTACTGCTTCAAATATTACTGAAGTTCCATTGGAAACTACATCATCGATAGAGGTAACTCATTCAACTGGTAACACTCAAAATCCTATAGCACCTACAACTACGTCTGAGAGTACCGAAATTCCATTAGAAACTAGCACTGCTCCTAGCATTACTGAAGTTCCATTGGAGACTACCTCAAATGCAGGACCAAATTCTACTGGAACCACTGAAATTCCATTTGAAGCTAGTACTGCTTCAGATATTACTGAAGCTCCATTGGAAACTACATCGTCGATAGAGGTAACTCATTCAACTGGTAACACTCAAAATCCTATAGAACCTACAACTACATCTGAGAGTACTGAAATTCCATTAGAAACTACCTCAAATGCAGGACCAAATTCCACTGGAACCACGGAAATTCCAATTGAAACTAGTACTGCTTCAAATGTTACTGAAGTTCCATTGGAAACTACATCATCGGTAGAGGTAACTCATTCAACTGGTAACACTCAAAATCCTATAGAACCTACAACTACATCTGAGAGTACTGAAATTCCATTAGAAACTAGCACTGCTCCTAGCATTACTGAAGTTCCATTAGAAACTACCTCAAATGCAGGACCAAATTCCACTGGAACCACGGAAATTCCAATTGAAACTAGTACTGCTTCAAATGTTACTGAAGTTCCATTGGAAACTACATCATCGATAGAGGTAACTCATTCAACTGGTAACACCCAAAATCCTACAGAACCTACAACTCCATCTGAGAGTACTGAAATTGCAGTAGAAACTAGCACTGCTCCTAGCATTACTGAAGCTCCATTGGAAACTACCTCAAATGCGGAACCAAATTCCACTGAAACCACTGAAATTCCAATTGAAACTAGTACTGCTTCAAATGTTACTGAAATTCCATTGGAAACTACATCATCGATAGAGGTAACTCATTCAACTGGTAACACCCAAAATCCTACAGAACCTACAACTCCATCTGAGAGTACTGAAATTCCAGTAGAAACTAGCACTGCTCCTAGCATTACTGAAGTTCCATTGGAGACTACCTCAAATGCAGGACCAAATTCCACTGGAACCACTGAAATTCCAATTGAAACTAGTACTGCTTCAAATGTTACTGAAGTTCCATTGGAAACTACATCATCGGTAGAGGTAACTCATTCAACTGGTAACACTCAAAATCCTACAGAACCTACAACTACATCTGAGAGTACTGAAATTCCATTAGAAACTAGCACTGCTCCTAGCATTACTGAAGTTCCACTGGAAACTACTTCAAATGCAGGACCAAATTCAAATGAAACCACTGAAATTCCAGTTGAAACTAGTACTGCTTCAAATGTTACTGAAGTTCCATTGGAAACTACATCATCGATAGAGATAACTCATTCAACTGGTAACACTCAAAATCCTATAGAACCTACAACTCCATCTGAGAGTACTGAAATTCCAGTAGAAACTAGTACTGGTCCTAGCATTACTGAAGTTCCATTGGAGACTACCTCAAATGCAGGACCAAATTCTACTGGAAATACTGAAATTCCAGTTGAAACTAGTACTGCTTCAGATGTTTCTGAAGCTCCATTGGAAACTACATCGTCGATAGAGGTAACTCATTCAACTGGTAACACTCAAAATCCTATAGAACCTACAACTACTTCTGCGAGTACTGAAATTCCAATAGAAACTAGCGCTGCTCCAGGCATTACTGAAGTTCCATTGGAGACTACCTCAAATGCAGGACCAAATTCTACTGGAACCACTGAAATTCCAATTGAAACTAGTACTGCTTCAAATGTTACTGAAGTTCCATTGGAAACTACATTTTCGATAGAAACCACAACTTCATCTGAGAGTACTGGAATTCCAGTTGAAACTAGCACTGCTTCAAATGTTACTGATGTTCCATTGGAAACTACCTCAAATGCAGGACCAAATTCCACTGGAACCACTGAAATTCCTATTGAAACTGGTACTGTTTCAGATATTACTGAAGCTCCATTGGAAACTACATCGTCGATAGAGGTAACTCATTCAACTGGTAACACTCAAAATCCTATAGAACCTACAACTACATCTGAGAGTACTGAAATTCCATTAGAAACTAGCACTGCTTCTAGCATTACTGAAGTTCCGTTAGAAACTACCTCAAATGCAGGACCAACTTCAACTGAAAATACTGAAAATCCAATTGAAACTAGTACTGTTTCAAATGTTACTGAAGTTCCATTGGAAACTACACCTTCGGTAGAAGCAACAGATTCAACTGGTAACACTCAAAATCCTATAGAAACTACAACTCCATCTGAGAGTACTGAAATTCCGGTTCAAACTAGCACCGCTGCAAATATTACTGAAGTTCCATTGGAAACTACCTCAAATGCAGGACCAAATTCAACTGGAACTACTGAAATCCCAGTGGAAACTAGCACCGCTTCTGATATTACTGAAGTTCCATTCGAAACTACATCTTCCGGGGAAACTTCATATCCAAGTGTTAACACTCAAAGTCCAATTGAAACCACAACTTTATCAGCTCAATCAACTAACGCTCCAGATACTACAATTTCTACCgaaaaagaaacgatttttactTCGACTTCTGAACCACCAAATTCTTCCATGGTTACTGATTTTCCAACAGAAACTACACCTATTTATGAAACTACTTTATCTTATGAACACACTAATTTTACAGAAAGTTCCACTTCAACTACGTTGGTTTCAGAATCAAATCCAAGCGAATTTACCACTCCTTCGATAGATTCTACAACGAATCTTCCCGTAAAAACAACATCAATAATAGAAGAAACTGTTCCAACTGAACATGCAACAACGATTGGTGATTTTACGTCATCAACGGAAGTTAGTACATCAAGTGAGGATATAAATTTCAGTGAGGTTACTACACCTAATTCTTTGACAAATGATTCCAAAGAAACTGATAGTTGGGAAGTTACTGATGATTCATTTAcaactacttcatttcattCCACAATTGTTACTACTGAAaacataaactttattaataatactgAGATAATTGAAACCACCACTTCCAACGAAATAATtacaaatgaaacaaattctCCAACACCGGAAATTACAACTACTCctccagaaaaaaaatttatttgtacatCCGCCGGGAAATTTCCAGATTTACACGATTGCTCGTTATTCCATTTATGCATCAACgcatttattaaatacatcGACATTCCTATTAGATGTCCTGACGGTACTCAATTTAATCCTGATACAAAAAGTTGCACCAGAAGACCTGTTCGTTGCCCGAATGATCCTCCTATTATTTGCACAACTTCCGGCGTTTTTCCTCATCCCACAGATTGCACGCGATATTACAAATGTTTTTGGACATCGCTTTACAAACGATTCTCTCAAATTCAATATAATTGCCCATCAAACACCAAAtacaatcaatatttaaaacgttgCGTTCAATCTAACGATTTATCTTGTTCAAATCATGTTCAAAGTTCACCGTTTTATTGCGTTGAAAGCGGTAGATTTCCCGTTGAGTTTACTTGCGATGAATACTATGAgtgtaaaatgaaaaatgggctttatgaaattaagttgaaaaCGTGTTCATCTGGGAAATTATTTGATGCACAGTGGCAACGGTGTAGAAAATCTCATTTGGTGGTTTGTTCTTATGGAATCTTTGAAGATTACGattattatgataattttGGTGGAAGATCTGATTCAGAGGAGaattaaaatgtattgtttaataaaagtgcatgttaaataaaaatatgtttaataaaaatctatatttaataaaatttccatttaaCAATAAGGTGATATAAAgagtaaatatttattattaaagtgcGTTGACGtagattttatataaataaacgattttagtATGATTTCAACATAGTTTATTTCTACTTAAAATGTTACTCGTGATATTATTTTCTcctgtaagtttttttttattttttattgaataattctcatttttttatgtttagttttttatcttgGGGGTAACCCCTCAATCCTGTTCAACAGTAGGAAGACATCCAGTTGCAGGATCTGGTTGCAAAAACTATATTCATTGCACCGTTGTTGGTACAACAATGTAtcaaacaaactttacttgCCCTTCGACGAGCGTTTTTAATTCAAGGTTACAGCAATGCGTTAGTGACTCTTCATTTACTTGCAATGAAAAGATTTGCGAACAATTTGGCCCCCTTCAACCTAGTTTTGAAGTGCTTTATGGCGATCCAAACGATGCTaccaataaaagttattttagttGCGTCTTAAGAAATGGTGTTTGGACCACGAGTTATGGTGCTTGTGGGGTGAACGAATGTTTTGTTTACTATGCTATTGATAGTAGTAGAGAAGGATGTTGTTTTACTAACCCAACTTATTGTGGTGCCTCACCTGTTGTATTTACTTGCGGAACttaatctaaaaatgtttCGCTTAATTGTTCTATATAATAAGATTTTCGTagattttctaaaacatttaGTGTTTCATTTTCAAGTAGTTACGATGAAAATAATTGTGATTATCCTGGTGAGGATAAAGatgttgttaaataaaaaaattaataagatactttagttatttttagttctaaATGTTTATTCAGAACAATGTTCACCAGATGGCTTAAAATCGATCGCCTTAACCGCTTGCAAGACTTACGAAGTTTGCACAAACTCGATAAGCAAGAAATATAACTGTCcgataaattcaattttcgaCCAAAGAACTTTGAGATGCAAAGCGGACTTTATATGTCCTGAAACTGAAACATGTAAGAATTCTTTGGATTACCCCGACCCTAACTATCCTAAATCTCGTTATTACATCCGATGCCACAAAATTAACTCAGTCTTCATTGTGTCTTATTTACAATGTGGcacaaatgaaatttttgaaccATTTCGAAATCGTTGTACCACTACCAATTACCCCATTCCAACGGAAAATTGCGAAGAAGAAGGTGTTTTTGGATTATACCACTACGATTGTACAACTTACATGGTTTGTAAGCAAATTGATTCACAATTTGATAAGAAGATGTATCGATGTCCAATAGGAAGTTATTTCGATCCATGGAAAAAATTATGTGCTGTTGGATACGAATGCATGGAATCAAAgtgtaaaaaagaaaacgataaAGGTCTTGAT
Proteins encoded:
- the LOC111413306 gene encoding mucin-2-like, giving the protein MNVFYIILISVLSFGVTYSEENIDCKGKGFICYNREQFYQCVDDGNKTLTQGIPQFCPPGFVCNDLLEIECEDEWIVETTLSSLISDQTTVGTTISGMQTENTITSSSDFTEINESTTEISIETSTVTDITEVPLETTSNAGPNSNGTTEIPIETSTASDITEAPLETTSLIEVTHSTDNTQNPIEPTTTSESTEIPLEISTAPSITEVPLETTANAGPNSTGTTEIPIETSTASNVTEVPLETTLSIEVTHSTGDTQNPIEPTTTSESTEVPLETTSNAGPNSTETTEIIVETSTASNVTEVPLETTSSIEVTHSTGNTQNPIEPTTTSESTEIPLETSTAPSITEVPLETTSNAAPSSTETTEIPIETSTASNVTEVPLETTSSIEVTHSTGNTQNPIEPTTTSESTEIPLETSTAPSITEVPLETTSNAGPNSTETTEIIVETSTASNVTEVPLETTSSIEVTHSTGNTQNPIEPTTTPESTEIPLETSTAPSITEVPLETTANAGPNSTGTTEIPIETSTASNVTEVPLETTSSIEVTHSTGNTQNPIEPTTTSESTEIPLETSTAPSITEVPLETTSNAELNSTGTTEIPIETSTASNITEVPLETTSSIEVTHSTGNTQNPIAPTTTSESTEIPLETSTAPSITEVPLETTSNAGPNSTGTTEIPFEASTASDITEAPLETTSSIEVTHSTGNTQNPIEPTTTSESTEIPLETTSNAGPNSTGTTEIPIETSTASNVTEVPLETTSSVEVTHSTGNTQNPIEPTTTSESTEIPLETSTAPSITEVPLETTSNAGPNSTGTTEIPIETSTASNVTEVPLETTSSIEVTHSTGNTQNPTEPTTPSESTEIAVETSTAPSITEAPLETTSNAEPNSTETTEIPIETSTASNVTEIPLETTSSIEVTHSTGNTQNPTEPTTPSESTEIPVETSTAPSITEVPLETTSNAGPNSTGTTEIPIETSTASNVTEVPLETTSSVEVTHSTGNTQNPTEPTTTSESTEIPLETSTAPSITEVPLETTSNAGPNSNETTEIPVETSTASNVTEVPLETTSSIEITHSTGNTQNPIEPTTPSESTEIPVETSTGPSITEVPLETTSNAGPNSTGNTEIPVETSTASDVSEAPLETTSSIEVTHSTGNTQNPIEPTTTSASTEIPIETSAAPGITEVPLETTSNAGPNSTGTTEIPIETSTASNVTEVPLETTFSIETTTSSESTGIPVETSTASNVTDVPLETTSNAGPNSTGTTEIPIETGTVSDITEAPLETTSSIEVTHSTGNTQNPIEPTTTSESTEIPLETSTASSITEVPLETTSNAGPTSTENTENPIETSTVSNVTEVPLETTPSVEATDSTGNTQNPIETTTPSESTEIPVQTSTAANITEVPLETTSNAGPNSTGTTEIPVETSTASDITEVPFETTSSGETSYPSVNTQSPIETTTLSAQSTNAPDTTISTEKETIFTSTSEPPNSSMVTDFPTETTPIYETTLSYEHTNFTESSTSTTLVSESNPSEFTTPSIDSTTNLPVKTTSIIEETVPTEHATTIGDFTSSTEVSTSSEDINFSEVTTPNSLTNDSKETDSWEVTDDSFTTTSFHSTIVTTENINFINNTEIIETTTSNEIITNETNSPTPEITTTPPEKKFICTSAGKFPDLHDCSLFHLCINAFIKYIDIPIRCPDGTQFNPDTKSCTRRPVRCPNDPPIICTTSGVFPHPTDCTRYYKCFWTSLYKRFSQIQYNCPSNTKYNQYLKRCVQSNDLSCSNHVQSSPFYCVESGRFPVEFTCDEYYECKMKNGLYEIKLKTCSSGKLFDAQWQRCRKSHLVVCSYGIFEDYDYYDNFGGRSDSEEN